A stretch of the Arachis stenosperma cultivar V10309 chromosome 6, arast.V10309.gnm1.PFL2, whole genome shotgun sequence genome encodes the following:
- the LOC130934062 gene encoding uncharacterized protein LOC130934062, with the protein MVLTEECSVIIQHKLPQKLKDLGSFQIPCIIGEITVDKALCDLRASINLMSLAMMRKIRIEEAKPIRMALQLADRSFKFPHEIVKDLLVKVGDFIFSTDFVVLDMEEGAKTSIILGRPFLATAGAIINVQKGKLVLRLHEEKMIFNVFKAMSYPQDSLGECMRLDSVDAVVQETLKEEELEGLTEEEESASSEDVATAETHVHGILEGKDKRKEAPKLELKALPPTLKYAYKLSSDHTFIPQPRIGGRVTSSLTKA; encoded by the coding sequence ATGGTACTCACCGAAGAATGCAGTGTCATCATCCAGCACAAATTACCCCAGAAATTGAAGGATCTCGGGAGCTTCCAAATCCCTTGTATCATAGGGGAAATCACAGTGGATAAGGCTTTATGTGATCTACGAGCTAGCATAAATCTGATGTCCTTAGCAATGATGAGGAAAATAAGGATTGAGGAGGCCAAACCAATAAGAATGGCCCTGCAACTAGCAGACCGATCATTCAAATTTCCTCACGAAATAGTAAAAGATTTATTGGTGAAGGTTGGAGACTTTATCTTTTCAACAGACTTTGTAGTATTGGACATGGAGGAAGGAGCTAAAACCTCTATCATCTTGGGAAGGCCATTCTTGGCCACCGCTGGAGCTATCATTAATGTCCAAAAGGGTAAGCTTGTCCTTAGACTGCATGAGGAGAAAATGATATTCAATGTGTTCAAGGCCATGAGCTACCCACAAGACTCACTGGGAGAATGTATGAGGTTGGACTCAGTAGATGCTGTGGTGCAAGAGACTCTTAAAGAAGAAGAACTTGAGGGGTTAACAGAAGAAGAGGAATCAGCATCAAGCGAAGATGTTGCAACAGCTGAAACTCATGTTCATGGCATACTAGAGGGAAAggataaaagaaaagaagcacCCAAACTTGAATTAAAGGCACTACCGCCCACTCTCAAGTATGCATACAAGCTATCCAGTGATCATACATTCATCCCTCAGCCAAGAATAGGAGGAAGAGTTACTTCAAGTCTTACAAAAGCATAA
- the LOC130934063 gene encoding uncharacterized protein LOC130934063 — MEIEKAGAERKLQLQELENLRLEAYENSRIYKEKMKAVHDQNIKKREFQLGDFVLLYKSRLRLMPGKLRSKWEGPYRVEKDEPYGVYHLSHPSSSELIKVIGHRLKLYHGEKVQKSKELEIFHLEDPHITTN; from the coding sequence ATGGAAATTGAGAAGgccggagctgaaaggaagttgcaactgcaggAACTGGAgaaccttcgcctagaagcttatgaaaacTCCAGAATATataaggaaaagatgaaagctGTGCATGATCAAAACATCAAGAAGAGAGAGTTCCAACTTGGAGATTTTGttctcctttacaaatctcgactgaggctcatgcccGGTAAGCTGAGATCAAAatgggaaggtccatatagAGTAGAGAAGGATGAACCgtacggagtttatcacctaagccatccttcaagctctgaacttatTAAGGTTATTGGACACCGCCTGAAGCTGTACCATGGTGAGAAGGTGCAGAAAAGCAaggagcttgagatcttccACCTGGAAGATCCCCACATAACAACAAattga